From one Triticum aestivum cultivar Chinese Spring chromosome 4B, IWGSC CS RefSeq v2.1, whole genome shotgun sequence genomic stretch:
- the LOC123089650 gene encoding flavin-containing monooxygenase FMO GS-OX-like 4, translated as MPSRRVAVIGAGAAGLVAARELLREGHAPVVFERAAGVGGTWLYDDEASADPLGAGGVHGSLYASLRTNLPRESMGFLDFPFVADEDSVDPRRFPGHQEVLRYLQAFARRFDLLGLVRLETEVVSVRRGGDASWSVSYCSRKLAGAGSDLEEEQSEVFDAVVVCNGHFAEPRLANIAGIDGWPGKQLHSHSYRVPDQFRGQVVIIIGYNPSGMDISRDIAGVAKEVHVAIRAAPAEMESTTAHANLWLHPMIHRAEEDGSMVFQDGSRVRADAIVHCTGYKYSFPFLGDDDGGDSVITVDDNRVDPLYKHVFPPRLAPRISFIGLPFKAIPFLVFQLQSSWVAGVLSGRIELPSPEEMMQDVAAFYTDMEARGRPKRFTHDLGAGTFEYEDWLVERCGLESIEEWRRVIYVAARGRIRDRPESYRDEWDDDAQLLEQAHRDLGKYL; from the exons ATGCCATCGCGCCGCGTCGCCGTGATCGGGGCGGGGGCCGCGGGCCTGGTGgcggcgcgggagctgctgcgggAGGGCCACGCGCCAGTCGTCTTCGAGCGCGCGGCCGGCGTGGGCGGCACCTGGCTGTACGACGACGAGGCGTCGGCGGACCCGCTCGGCGCCGGCGGCGTCCACGGGAGCCTCTACGCGTCCCTCCGCACCAACCTGCCCCGCGAGTCCATGGGCTTCCTCGACTTCCCCTTCGTCGCCGACGAGGACTCCGTTGACCCACGCAGGTTCCCCGGGCACCAGGAGGTGCTCCGGTACCTCCAGGCGTTCGCGCGGCGGTTCGACCTCCTCGGGCTGGTCCGGCTGGAGACGGAGGTGGTCAGCGTCCGGCGCGGCGGGGACGCGAGCTGGAGCGTGTCGTACTGCTCGAGGAAGCTCGCCGGCGCCGGAAGCGACCTAGAGGAGGAGCAGTCGGAGGTGTTCGACGCCGTAGTCGTCTGCAACGGCCACTTCGCCGAGCCCCGCCTCGCCAACATCGCCG GCATAGACGGTTGGCCGGGGAAGCAGCTGCACAGCCACAGCTACCGTGTGCCCGACCAGTTCCGCGGCCAA GTTGTGATAATAATTGGGTACAACCCCAGCGGAATGGACATCTCGAGGGACATCGCCGGCGTCGCCAAGGAGGTCCATGTCGCCATTCGAGCGGCGCCTGCCGAGATGGAGAGCACCACTGCCCATGCCAACCTGTGGCTACATCCCATG ATCCATCGTGCCGAGGAAGATGGCAGCATGGTGTTCCAGGACGGCAGCCGGGTGAGGGCGGACGCCATCGTGCACTGCACTGG GTACAAGTACAGCTTCCCGTTcctcggcgacgacgacggcggcgactctGTTATCACGGTGGACGACAACCGGGTAGACCCGCTGTACAAGCACGTGTTCCCACCGCGGCTGGCCCCTCGCATCTCCTTCATCGGACTGCCATTCAAGGCGATCCCTTTCCTGGTGTTCCAGCTCCAGAGCAGTTGGGTGGCCGGGGTTCTGTCGGGGAGGATCGAGCTCCCGTCGCCGGAGGAGATGATGCAGGACGTGGCGGCGTTCTACACGGACATGGAGGCCCGCGGGCGCCCCAAGAGGTTCACCCACGACCTGGGAGCAGGCACGTTCGAGTACGAGGACTGGCTGGTGGAGCGGTGCGGGCTGGAGAGCATCGAGGAGTGGAGGAGGGTGATCTACGTCGCGGCGAGAGGCAGGATCAGGGACCGGCCAGAGAGCTACCGGGATGAGTGGGACGACGACGCCCAACTGCTGGAACAAGCGCACCGTGATCTCGGCAAGTACCTCTGA